In the Bacillus sp. HSf4 genome, AAATTTGTGGACGCGACGCCATACGATCATCGATTCAGCAAGTCGCCTTTGCCTTCAGAATCACTTGATATCAATATAGAGTTTTCCGATTTTCCGTTAGGAGATCAAAACTATCCGATCCATCCGAACATGAGGTTGACAAACAACAGTGATGTGACGATTACAGGAGGGTCTGTCATCGAATTTGCTGTGCCGACGTCCACTTCGCCCCGGTTCGGAAGCTGGAGCGGTGATCGGGTTGAAGTGATTTCTGCAGGGCATACAGGACCGAACATTGGAGGGCTGACGGGAGATTTCCACCGCGTTCGGGTGACGCTGTCAAATTGGAAGGCGATTAAACCGGGTGAATCAGAGGAATTTCAGCTTGTTTATTACTTGCCGATCAGCGGCCCTGCGAACTTCACCATCACGATAGAAGGAAAAAAGTACAGCCTCAAGAGGCGTTCATAAAATCGAAGACAGCTCGTCCAAGAGGAAGCGGGCTGTCTTTATCTGCAATTTATTGCGCGCTGTTTTTCCAGTTGGTCAAATTATCAAATACTTCTTTTGTGATGCGTGTCCCCCGATTGTATGAAGAGCCTCCGTACACCCCATTCGTATGAACAGCCAGTGAGCAAGGACCGCTGCAGTTTGTTCTTGAACTGCTTTGTTCAAATACAGGTGAACCGCTTTGTCCGCCGTATGTGTCGATCGAATATTGCAGTTTATAAGTTTCTGAGACTGTGATCGGCCCTGAATGCTGCCATTGGGTGCCTGACGGCTTGTCCCCGGGATAGCCGCTGATCGTCACATTTGTCCCTGTGAGGGAGGAAGTGGTGTAGGAGTATCCGAAATAGCCGACGGTGTTGCCGATCGGTTCGCTCAGTTCGATGGCCGCGTAGTCATAATTGGTGTTTCCGCTTCTCCAGCCTGACGGAATGAAATAACGCGTCGATTTCACCGATCCGTAAGGGTAGCTTGAGCCATTGCGCCCCGGCGATACAGTGGCCGTCCCCGCAAATGAACCGCTAGCTGTGTCATAGACGCAGTGCCCCGCCGTTGCAACCGTTTTCGGGCCGATCAGCCAGCCGGTGCAGGAGCCGATGCTGCTTGAAATATGAACGATGGCCCTGTAAGGGTATGCCGTTGTATTGGAGACTCTTGTCCGATTATCTGTACCGATGACAGATTTAAGATTGTAAGGGGCTTTGGCAGGCGATGATTTCGCTTTTTCGTGCTGGGCTGACCCGCTTCCTTTCCCTGTTCCTTGAAACGCTTTGGAATATGTTCCATTTTTGTCGCTTTTAATGTTCGGATCGTAGACAACCTTTGACTCAGGCTGGTAAGAAGGATCGTTTGAAACAGGGGTATGCGGTGATGGTGCAGCTTGAGCGGAGTGCATCCCCATAGAATAAAGAGAAATACCCATAAGACCGGTGATCAACGTTCGCTTCACGCTTTTTTTCATAACCAACTCTATCACTTCCTTATTTTGTTGTATTAACAAGTTAGATATTAACAAAATAATTCTGAATTTTCCATATAATCAAAAAATATCATGCTAAGGATATAGAGAATGAATGATAGAAAGGCGACAGTAAATTCGCTGCCATTTTTAGATTTTATATGATATGATATTTTATGGTAAATTAATAATTTTATGGTTTAATTAGTTATTTAAGAAACATATGCAAGGAGGGCGGGAAAGTTGAAACGGTTGATACCTATGGCGTTTCCTGCTTCATCCTAGTTTTACTATGGTTCATAGGATTTTTCTGTAAGAGTCTGGTGCTTTTTGATTCAGGTGCATATCTTATATCGAAAAAGAGAGGAAGTGACCCATTTGGCCCCAAAACTAAAACAAAAAGCGCGTCATATCGGTGCAATTCCCGAAAACTATCAGCTCATCATCGAAGATCTCGATAGAGAACGAGCTTTTTTTGTTTGGCAAGACCCTGAGCATCCGGACAACGACATCGCTGTGGAACTGGATTGCGAGGGGCGCTTCATCAGTCTTACGAAAGAATATGCTCCAGTTGCAGAGAACGAGCTTCCGGAAGGCGAATTGCAGCAAATCGCCCTTCAATTTGT is a window encoding:
- a CDS encoding serine protease, with the translated sequence MVMKKSVKRTLITGLMGISLYSMGMHSAQAAPSPHTPVSNDPSYQPESKVVYDPNIKSDKNGTYSKAFQGTGKGSGSAQHEKAKSSPAKAPYNLKSVIGTDNRTRVSNTTAYPYRAIVHISSSIGSCTGWLIGPKTVATAGHCVYDTASGSFAGTATVSPGRNGSSYPYGSVKSTRYFIPSGWRSGNTNYDYAAIELSEPIGNTVGYFGYSYTTSSLTGTNVTISGYPGDKPSGTQWQHSGPITVSETYKLQYSIDTYGGQSGSPVFEQSSSRTNCSGPCSLAVHTNGVYGGSSYNRGTRITKEVFDNLTNWKNSAQ